A DNA window from Campylobacter anatolicus contains the following coding sequences:
- a CDS encoding triose-phosphate isomerase — MGGFKFAANLKCNHTRASFSEYAKILNENLSQDNDVVVFAPFSALENGSFKFKLAAQNFYPCESGAFTGEIGSAQLDEFGIKSVLIGHSERREILSESERFLRQKFDYAVKKGWEIYYCVGENLDVFERGATKEFLSVQLSNIDLSYANLTIAYEPIWAIGTGRSASAKQIADILNFIATKTTAPLLYGGSVNAKNISEIASIKSCSGVLVGTASWDANNFINLIDETKGKK; from the coding sequence ATGGGCGGATTTAAATTTGCAGCAAATTTAAAGTGCAATCACACAAGAGCAAGTTTTAGTGAGTATGCTAAAATTTTAAATGAAAATTTAAGTCAAGATAATGATGTGGTTGTATTTGCACCATTTTCCGCACTTGAAAATGGCTCGTTTAAATTTAAGTTAGCCGCACAGAATTTCTATCCATGCGAGAGTGGGGCATTTACTGGTGAGATAGGCTCAGCTCAGCTTGATGAGTTTGGTATAAAAAGTGTTTTGATAGGACACTCTGAAAGACGTGAAATTTTAAGCGAGAGCGAGAGATTTTTACGCCAGAAATTTGATTATGCTGTGAAAAAGGGCTGGGAGATTTATTACTGTGTTGGCGAAAATTTGGATGTTTTTGAAAGAGGAGCGACAAAGGAGTTTTTATCAGTCCAGCTTAGCAATATTGATCTAAGCTACGCAAATTTAACTATCGCTTACGAGCCTATTTGGGCGATTGGCACTGGCAGGAGTGCAAGTGCAAAACAGATCGCAGATATATTAAATTTTATCGCGACAAAGACTACCGCACCGCTACTTTACGGAGGTAGCGTCAATGCTAAAAATATAAGCGAGATAGCTAGTATTAAAAGCTGTAGCGGAGTGCTTGTTGGTACTGCTAGTTGGGATGCAAATAATTTTATAAATTTAATCGACGAAACAAAGGGTAAAAAATGA
- a CDS encoding phosphoglycerate kinase, whose translation MSDIISIKDIDISGKRVFIRCDFNVPMDEFNNITDDRRIVSAIPTIKYCLDRGCSIVLASHLGRPKNGYEESLSLKPVAKRLGFILHTDIVMANDIIGSDAKAKVANLKDGEILLLENLRFEKGETKNDENLARELSKYAQIYINDAFGVCHRAHSSVKAITKFYDESRRAAGFLLQKEIDFAERLIKRPARPFVAVVGGSKVSGKLQALINLLPRVDKLIIGGGMAFTFLKALGENIGNSLLEEDLVGEALNILKKAKELGVKIYLPVDVVAAQTFSNDSAIKFVTAQEIPSGWMGLDIGPATTRLFKTAIADAQTIWWNGPMGVFEMDKFCKGSIKMSHYIAESHATTVVGGGDTADVTQRAGDADEMTFISTGGGASLELIEGKELPGVKPLRRDSGEDA comes from the coding sequence ATGAGCGATATTATCTCTATTAAAGATATTGATATCTCTGGTAAGCGTGTCTTTATAAGATGTGATTTTAACGTGCCGATGGATGAGTTTAATAACATCACAGACGACCGCCGTATAGTATCTGCCATACCTACGATAAAATACTGCTTAGATCGCGGTTGTAGTATCGTTTTGGCTTCACATTTAGGACGCCCTAAAAATGGCTATGAAGAGAGCTTGTCTTTAAAGCCAGTAGCAAAAAGATTGGGATTTATTCTGCATACTGACATAGTTATGGCTAATGATATTATCGGTTCTGACGCAAAAGCAAAAGTAGCAAATTTAAAAGATGGTGAGATTTTACTTCTTGAAAATCTACGTTTTGAAAAGGGCGAGACGAAAAATGATGAAAACTTGGCTCGTGAGCTTAGTAAATACGCACAAATTTATATAAATGACGCATTTGGCGTCTGCCATAGGGCTCATAGCTCAGTTAAGGCGATAACTAAATTTTATGATGAGAGTCGTAGGGCGGCTGGATTTTTACTACAAAAAGAGATAGATTTTGCTGAAAGGCTTATAAAGCGTCCAGCTCGTCCATTCGTAGCAGTTGTCGGCGGTAGTAAGGTAAGCGGAAAGCTACAAGCTCTAATAAATTTACTTCCACGTGTTGATAAGCTTATCATCGGTGGCGGTATGGCATTTACGTTTTTAAAGGCACTTGGTGAAAATATCGGCAATTCATTGCTTGAAGAGGATTTAGTAGGCGAGGCCTTAAATATTCTTAAAAAAGCAAAAGAGCTAGGTGTAAAAATTTATCTGCCAGTTGATGTAGTGGCAGCTCAGACCTTCTCAAACGATAGTGCGATAAAATTTGTAACCGCCCAAGAGATCCCGTCTGGTTGGATGGGGCTAGATATAGGACCAGCGACAACTAGGCTTTTTAAGACAGCTATTGCAGATGCTCAGACTATTTGGTGGAATGGACCAATGGGTGTTTTTGAGATGGATAAATTCTGCAAAGGTAGTATAAAGATGAGTCACTATATCGCAGAGAGTCACGCTACGACTGTTGTCGGCGGTGGCGATACGGCGGACGTTACACAGCGAGCCGGGGATGCTGATGAGATGACATTTATCTCAACTGGCGGTGGAGCTAGTTTGGAGCTAATAGAGGGTAAAGAGTTGCCCGGAGTAAAACCACTTAGACGTGATAGTGGCGAGGATGCATAA
- the gap gene encoding type I glyceraldehyde-3-phosphate dehydrogenase, with translation MSVKIAINGFGRIGRCAARIILERDDCELVAINDTAKRDMTRYLLKFDSVHGEFRHDVNVINDDYISVDGKKIKVFSTRDANELDFAGRGADVVLECTGANLTSEKCQPFLNNGIKKVVMSAPAKDDTATYVIGVNTDSYKGEAIISNASCTTNCLAPVAKVLDEKFGIAKALMTTIHAYTHGQSILDVKAKDFRRSRAAAVNLIPTTTGAAKAISKVLPQLSGKMHGQAIRVPVPNVSLVDLTAVLNRQTSVEEINETFREAAKMSFKDKIFIDDEFKVSSDFMSHPASSIFVTDTTQVICGDMVKVLAWYDNEWGYSARLVDMGVFVAKRG, from the coding sequence ATGTCAGTTAAAATAGCAATAAATGGCTTTGGACGGATCGGAAGGTGTGCGGCACGAATTATACTTGAACGCGATGATTGCGAGCTTGTAGCGATAAACGATACCGCAAAGCGTGATATGACACGCTACTTACTTAAATTTGACAGCGTTCATGGGGAGTTTAGACACGATGTGAACGTGATAAATGATGATTATATAAGTGTGGATGGTAAAAAGATAAAAGTATTTTCAACAAGAGACGCAAATGAGCTTGACTTTGCTGGGCGTGGTGCAGATGTGGTGCTTGAGTGTACTGGGGCAAATTTAACTAGCGAGAAGTGTCAGCCATTTTTGAATAATGGCATCAAAAAAGTCGTTATGTCAGCCCCTGCAAAGGATGATACGGCGACGTATGTAATAGGCGTAAATACAGATAGCTACAAAGGTGAGGCGATCATCTCAAACGCAAGTTGCACGACAAACTGCCTTGCTCCAGTTGCAAAGGTTTTAGATGAGAAATTTGGCATAGCAAAAGCGTTAATGACGACTATCCACGCATATACTCATGGGCAGAGCATTTTAGATGTTAAAGCAAAGGACTTTCGCAGGAGCCGTGCAGCTGCGGTAAATTTGATCCCAACTACAACAGGTGCAGCAAAAGCTATAAGCAAGGTGTTGCCACAGCTTAGTGGTAAGATGCATGGACAGGCTATACGTGTGCCGGTGCCTAATGTCTCACTTGTAGATCTTACCGCTGTGTTAAATCGTCAAACAAGTGTAGAAGAGATAAATGAGACATTTCGTGAGGCTGCAAAGATGAGCTTTAAAGATAAAATTTTTATAGATGATGAGTTTAAAGTTTCGAGCGATTTTATGAGCCATCCAGCAAGTTCTATCTTTGTAACCGACACAACACAAGTCATCTGTGGTGATATGGTAAAAGTTTTAGCGTGGTATGATAATGAGTGGGGATATTCAGCACGTTTAGTTGATATGGGCGTATTTGTCGCTAAAAGGGGCTAA